In Geobacter sp., the genomic stretch GTACTGACCTTTATACTCAGCCGTAATGAGCGCTGGCATCTGTCCCTTGCTGATCCTGTCCACGTAGTCGGCTGTCACCATCAGCGGATTGACGATATTAGTAATGGTATCGTTGACCCCGGCCACCAGTCTGTTCCAGCCACCAACAAACAGTTCGGCGTTGGCCCGCTTGTCCAGTTCACCATCAGCTGCTGCTCTGATGATCACATCGGTTTCGGCCAGCAGTTCGTTCATCATCTTGACCATGGCATTGAGATTGTTCTTGATGACGTTGTACTGCCCCCGGTATTCCGCAGTTATGGTCGGAGGAATTACCCCTTTGGCGACCTTCTCCACATAGTCGGCGGTAACCATCAACGGATTGACGATATTGGTGACGATCTCGTTGACCCCGACCACCAGCTGCTTCCAGCCGCCAACAAAGAGTTCCGCATTGGCGCGCTTGTCCAGGTCGCCATCTGCCGCAGCCTTGATGACCTGGTTGGCCTCTGCGAGAAGATTGTTCATGATGTCGATACAGTTATTGAGGTTGTTCTTGATGGCATTGAAATCACCATTGTAATTGTCTGTAATCTTTGGCGGGATGTCCCCCTTGCTGATCTTATCCACATATTCGGCAGCCACGTTCAAGGGATCGATGACCGCATCCAGGGTCTCGTTCACCCCGGATACGATCTTCTGGAACTCCCCTTGATGCCGGGATGCATCGGCACGGGTGTCGAGCTTCCCATCGATGGCCGCTTTAGACAGCATGTTGGCATCAGTTACAAGCGCATTGATCGCTGTCACCATCTTGTGCATGGCCACCAGAAGGCTATCCGGCTTCTTACCGGTCAGGTCGATTTCCATGGAGATGTCCCCTGCTGCTACCCGGCCAGCGATTTCCTTCACCTCAGCCGGATCGGCACCAAGCTGCCCTTGGACAATCCGGGTGATGAATATCCCGAGACCGACCGCCAGCAGCACACCGAGGATCAGCAGGATTCCCACGGTTATGAATGCACTTTTGGCCATGGCTGAGTTACTGGTTGAGGTAAGCTTGGCCTGTTGAATCTTGGCTTCAACGAGCTTCTCGATCGCTTCCTGCTCAGCCATGGCCGCTTTTTTCATCTCTCCGTGCATGATTAC encodes the following:
- a CDS encoding methyl-accepting chemotaxis protein; translation: MRWFYDLKLGKKLMTGFVLVAVIAGIIGGIGIVDIKKLDAEDTKLYEKITVPISQLQTVSVAFQRMRINVRDLVEATTPAEEKQFIENIKELRGTIDKEAAAFEKTILTDEGRKLFAEFVEARKVYGASLDKVIDLAMANNDKAATVIMHGEMKKAAMAEQEAIEKLVEAKIQQAKLTSTSNSAMAKSAFITVGILLILGVLLAVGLGIFITRIVQGQLGADPAEVKEIAGRVAAGDISMEIDLTGKKPDSLLVAMHKMVTAINALVTDANMLSKAAIDGKLDTRADASRHQGEFQKIVSGVNETLDAVIDPLNVAAEYVDKISKGDIPPKITDNYNGDFNAIKNNLNNCIDIMNNLLAEANQVIKAAADGDLDKRANAELFVGGWKQLVVGVNEIVTNIVNPLMVTADYVEKVAKGVIPPTITAEYRGQYNVIKNNLNAMVKMMNELLAETDVIIRAAADGELDKRANAELFVGGWNRLVAGVNDTITNIVNPLMVTADYVDRISKGQMPALITAEYKGQYNLIKQNLNTLIEATNKITSAAREVAGGNLMVELKERSPEDELMHALSDMVGKLVSVVSEVKFAADNVSQGSNEM